GTCGTCCTCATTGTGCTGGTCTCCCTGACCTTGTTGGGAGGAGCAGCCTTTGGGGTCTGGCATCTATTCCTGAAGCCGGAAAAGCCGGCCCCGGAAGGGCCTTCGGGGAGCCTTTTTGTAACTCCTTCCAGGACCCGGCCTTCTTCCCGGACAAAAGCGACGACCCAGAAGGAGTCTCAAGAATCCACAAGCCTCCCCACCAGCCCTCCTCCTTCCACGACAGAACCAACAACCGAAGCATGGCCGGGACCGGAAATGCTCGACCTATTCCTGAATATCATTCCCGATCAACACAGCGGGGGAACTTTACAGCGCTGGGAGAAACCTATCAGGATCCAGCTTGCCGGGAATGTGATCGATACAGACTACTCCTGTCTGCAGCCATTGATTGAGGATGCCAAGCTGCTGCGTCTTTTACCGCCAATCGAGCTGGTGGAAAGTGATGGCAATGTTTTCTTTTATTACATAGAAAAATCCCGATTTCCAGAAGTATTCAGTAGTTTATCTGGCGATAATCTCGAGTTCGATGCCTATTTTGGATGCTTGAATGATCCCGGGACAAAAGAGCTTACAAAGATGAGTGTCGTGATCAACTCGCAGCTGGCTATGGATTACGGTTCAGAAGAAGATAAGCTGGCAACCAGAAATGGCTATACCCGAAGCTTTTTTATGAGGAGTTTAGGAGTCTTGGGTGACAGGTCGCAGGCCTTTGACAGTGTCCTCGCGCAGGGCAACGAGCTCAAACGCCTGGGTATAACCGATATACAGTTGCTGACCCTCCTTTACGACTCACGTATCCAATCCGGGATGACGATTGAGGAGGCTGTCGGCATCTTGACAAGGTAGTTGGAAGACTGGGAAATGTTTGCTCCATTGCAGAAGTATTGTAAAAGAGAAAGCTCCAAAAAACGAGGATCCCTGCAACGGAAATTTTTGTCGATCAAGAAGCATGTTGTATTGACCGGCAGGTGATTGAATGGGACAAGGCCCTTGGCTTGCCTTTTGTTCTGTAGAGCCGATCCCATGGCTTTACGAAGAAAAATATTCATTTGGTAGAGAAAGAAGGTTCATTCCCCAGGGAGTGAAGAATCTTTCTTATGGTTTCTTCTGATGACAAAAAACCAAACCAAACCACCCGCTGTGGCAAGAACCAGTACGATCAGGGGGATCAGCCAGAGGAGGGGACTGGTCCCTTTCCCGGATGTTGCTTCGGAACCTGGCAGGCT
The genomic region above belongs to Fastidiosipila sp. and contains:
- a CDS encoding DUF2927 domain-containing protein; this translates as MNPSYCPRCGNPMAEEEAFCIRCGSPRQAPVEAPFYPPPYQAYPPYPPPVVKKKSGLPASAVVLIVLVSLTLLGGAAFGVWHLFLKPEKPAPEGPSGSLFVTPSRTRPSSRTKATTQKESQESTSLPTSPPPSTTEPTTEAWPGPEMLDLFLNIIPDQHSGGTLQRWEKPIRIQLAGNVIDTDYSCLQPLIEDAKLLRLLPPIELVESDGNVFFYYIEKSRFPEVFSSLSGDNLEFDAYFGCLNDPGTKELTKMSVVINSQLAMDYGSEEDKLATRNGYTRSFFMRSLGVLGDRSQAFDSVLAQGNELKRLGITDIQLLTLLYDSRIQSGMTIEEAVGILTR